TCGCGTTATCAGTCCGGAAGCCGCTCAACAAATCACAGCACCTAAAGAATTAGAAAAACGTAAATTTGGCGGATTCTTTAATCGCCCTCGTCGTTCTGAAGAAACGAAATTACCTATATTAGTAGCACCGACCAACGCACCAACATCAGCCCCAGTTGCTCCTCCAGAATCAATTCCTCAAACAGAAGTTATTTCCGAACCAACATCTGGAGTAATTCAAAATCCAACTGAAGAATCTCAAAACTTAGGAGAAGAAGTTACAAAATCCGTAGAATTAAATTCGACAGATTCAGAAGGAAAATCATCATCTGAGCCGAGCGCTCCTGTGGAAAATATTCTGCAAGAAGACAAAGTTGAAGAAGCTGGTAATGCAGAAGTAGAAACCGCACCAGAAATAACGCCGACAGAAAATGTCGAATCCACAGAAAATAGCAGCGCAGAACTTGATGAATCAACTGCAACTGATTCCCAAGTTACAAATTCAGATGTTGTACGAGAAACATCTTCTTCTAATTTGCCAAATGATAATTCAACAGATGAAACAGAGACTTCTCAAATAAATAATACTCAAGCGGAAGCTAAAATCGATCCGAACAAAACTGCACCTGTATTGGTGAAGCCTCAGCCTAATAATGTATTTTCTAAGTTTTTCGATCGCTTCCGACGTTCACCATCCCCACCAGTAACGCCGCCAAGCAGCTTACCCCCTACTCTGCCAGAAATTATTAATTCTCCGACTCCGGAACAAACCACTTCTAAGCCAGTTGTTAATCCCGAAACCGCAACTCCTGAATCGGCTGTAAACCCCGAAATAACGACTTCCGAGCCAGCACAGTCGGAAACAAGCACTGCTAGTCCTAACCCTGCGATCGGTAAATCAACCCCTGAACTAGAAGTTCCTAATTTAGATTTAGATGCAGAAGCTGAAAACTCAGCAGGAGATAGCGATACCCCAACCCCAGAAGTAGTAAAACCTTCAGAAGCACCAGGAGTCAGAAAAGAGGCTTGACATACTCTCCCGTCACGGCATAGCTTGGCGGGAGATTCTCCCAAAGCCTTCATTTGATATCACTGGCTCAACGAGACAACGTAAAGTAAAGCGATCGCAGATCGCCCTTATTTCAAAAACACACTATGGAACCCCGCGTAAGAGCCCCCCAACTACCCCAAAATAACCCCTGGCTCAATACAGAGCGTCCCTTATCCCTCCCAGAGTTAAAAGGGCGAGTTGTACTCTTGGACTTTTGGACATACTGCTGTATTAACTGCTTGCACGTTCTGCCTGACTTAAAGTTTTTGGAGCAAAAATACAAAGATAGCCTTACTGTGATCGGGGTTCACTCAGCTAAATTCGACAATGAAAAAGAAGTGGAAAATATTCGACAAGCTATTCTCCGCTATGACATAGAACATCCGGTTTTAGTTGATAGCGATTTCCGAGTTTGGCAAGAGTATGCAGTGAAGGCGTGGCCTACATTAGTAATCATCGATCCGGAAGGTTACTATGTAGGTCATGTATCGGGGGAAGGTAATCTGCAAATTCTCGACAATAAAATTTCTGAATTAATTGAAGCGCATCGAGAAAAAGGCACGATTGATTTACGGGAGATCGATCTTACTTTGGAAAAACAACAGCAACCTTTAAATACTCCTTTGGCTTTTCCCGGTAAAGTATTGGCATCTCAAAATGCTGATGGAAAAGAGTACTTGTTCATCGCTGATTCCGGTCATCATCGCATTATTGTTAGTAGTTTTAATGGGGAAGTGCTGCACGTTATCGGTAATGGCGCACCTGGTTTAACGGATGGTTCCTTTAAGGAAGCCCAATTTTTTTCTCCTCAAGGAATGGCTTTTGATGAAGATAATCAAATTCTTTATGTTGCCGATACGGAAAATCACGCGATCCGTCAAGTTAATTTACAAACTCAACAGGTTATAACAATTGCCGGGAAAGGAGAACAAAGCCATCATATTCGTCCCCACAGTGGCGCAGCTTTAGAAACAGCGCTTAATTCTCCTTGGGATTTAGTTAAAGTGGGAAATAAACTATTTATTGCAATGGCTGGCCCTCACCAAATCTGGGAAATGGAGCTAGAAACAGGTATGGTGGAAACTTATGCTGGTACGGGTGCGGAAGCTTGCGTTGATGGGGAGTTAACTGAATCGGCGTTTGCTCAACCTAGTGGTATTACTACTGATGGTCGAGAATTATATATTGCGGATAGCGAAGTTAGTTCTATTCGAGCAGTTGGTATTGTTGATGTTTTAAAAGTGCGAACTGTTTGCGGTAGTGGGGAACTATTCAGTTTTGGAGATGAGGATGGTATTGGCTCTAAAGTAAGGCTGCAACATTGTTTAGGAGTGGAATACGCGCCTGATTATCTTTGGGTGGCGGATACTTACAACCATAAAATTAAGCGCGTCGATCCTCACACGGGGAATTGTATAACTATGTTGGGAGATGGAGAACCGGAATTAAAGGATGGTCAAGGTTTAGCGAGTAGCTTTTTTGAACCTTCT
The sequence above is drawn from the Leptolyngbyaceae cyanobacterium genome and encodes:
- a CDS encoding thioredoxin-like domain-containing protein; amino-acid sequence: MEPRVRAPQLPQNNPWLNTERPLSLPELKGRVVLLDFWTYCCINCLHVLPDLKFLEQKYKDSLTVIGVHSAKFDNEKEVENIRQAILRYDIEHPVLVDSDFRVWQEYAVKAWPTLVIIDPEGYYVGHVSGEGNLQILDNKISELIEAHREKGTIDLREIDLTLEKQQQPLNTPLAFPGKVLASQNADGKEYLFIADSGHHRIIVSSFNGEVLHVIGNGAPGLTDGSFKEAQFFSPQGMAFDEDNQILYVADTENHAIRQVNLQTQQVITIAGKGEQSHHIRPHSGAALETALNSPWDLVKVGNKLFIAMAGPHQIWEMELETGMVETYAGTGAEACVDGELTESAFAQPSGITTDGRELYIADSEVSSIRAVGIVDVLKVRTVCGSGELFSFGDEDGIGSKVRLQHCLGVEYAPDYLWVADTYNHKIKRVDPHTGNCITMLGDGEPELKDGQGLASSFFEPSGLSALGTHLFIADTNNHAIRRVELDTLMVSTIAFSNNL